The Nymphalis io chromosome 14, ilAglIoxx1.1, whole genome shotgun sequence genome has a segment encoding these proteins:
- the LOC126773175 gene encoding uncharacterized protein LOC126773175, with amino-acid sequence MFAAFQVVPWYNIKEWQDVYDKIYAQTSTLTSRQIALDHLLIWKARCPSLPSGIESTLTLLEVHVQDLNNKNIEICSDHLIRLAYSSALMRFVNHMLDKETAKGLTLYQAAKNSGIPDWIIELRHDTAHSDRLPPLNLLREATLTSIQWLQNNYWDMHKQCIDNLVIGKLQDGGYIQDKISILINFCISLSICSHSKCNIKFISEIKDATLRESLINDAKDLFNDSIDFNNLKLISINFLVETMNSKTKKLLNNDSVSNYVNRVLMSNESLFLSLELHSLLDNYNLDCSKSLCNQYVQCFEGLLNFLHTNDLLQDFVLELIKYTYSDETINRRRKLASQWISVILKALKKNQLFMEKIYETETKHVSLKNKKEINSLFYHWFPNKKKSLLLDLHKPVPKNLTNITFIQPIISTYNPNLTYFIKDLLYLVQPCLPISIIRKICKLAEVVASPEKFSAVPPKIYTVEDLKTTDDADSSTIIINDDEMIDVNTTHENSIEECDQIYGIWQSSSKNHSWSTCPIGQLPWQLNQPEEFMEITSK; translated from the exons atgtttGCTGCCTTCCAAGTAGTTCCGTGGTATAACATTAAAGAGTGGCAGGATgtttatgacaaaatatatgCACAAACGTCGACACTTACTTCAAGACAAATAGCACTAgatcatttattaatttggaaAGCCAGGTGTCCCTCTTTACCTTCCGGCATAGAATCAACACTGACTTTGCTTGAAGTTCACGTtcaagatttaaataataaaaacatagaaatATGTAGTGACCATTTAATACGCTTAGCATATTCATCTGCACTGATGCGTTTTGTTAATCATATGCTTGATAAAGAAACAGCTAAAGGTCTTACATTATATCAAGCTGCCAAGAATTCGGGCATCCCAGATTGGATTATAGAATTGCGGCATGATACTGCACACAGTGATAGACTTCCTCCTCTAAATTTGTTGAGAGAGGCTACTCTTACAAGTATACAATGGCTACAAAACAATTATTGGGATATGCATAAACAATGTATTGATAATTTAGTAATTGGAAAATTACAGGATGGTGGTTATATACAGGATAAAATATCGATCCTTATTAATTTTTGCATTTCTTTAAGCATATGTTCTCATTCtaaatgcaatataaaatttatatctgaAATTAAAGATGCTACACTCCGAGAGTCATTAATAAATGATGCTAAAGATTTGTTCAATGATAGTATAGATTTTAACAATTTGAAgttaatttctataaattttcTAGTTGAGACTATGAATTCAAAAACTAAGAAACTCCTTAATAATGATTCAGTTTCAAACTATGTCAATAGAGTGTTGATGTCTAATGAATCTTTGTTTTTATCATTGGAACTTCACAGCttattagataattataatcTTGATTGTTCAAAATCACTCTGTAATCAATATGTGCAGTGTTTTGAAGGACTGCTAAATTTTCTACATACAAATGATTTATTACAAGACTTTGTATtagagttaataaaatatacatactctGATGAAACCATTAATAGAAGACGTAAACTTGCTTCACAATGGATATCAGTTATATTAAAAGCTTTGAAGAAAAACCAACTGtttatggaaaaaatatatga GACAGAAACTAAACATGTGagcttaaagaataaaaaagaaataaattctttgtTCTATCACTGGTTTCCAAATAAGAAAAAGTCTTTACTTTTAGATTTGCATAAACCTGTACCTAAAAACTTAACAAACATTACTTTTATTCAGCCAATAATATCAACTTACAATCCTAATCttacatatttcattaaagATTTACTTTATTTAGTACAACCTTGTCTACCAATTTCTATCATACGCAAAATATGTAAACTGGCCGAGGTAGTTGCTTCTCCGGAGAAGTTTTCAGCGGTACCTCCAAAGATCTACACAGTAGAAGATCTAAAGACTACAGATGATGCAGATTCatcaactattattattaatgacgaTGAAATGATAGATGTCAATACTACGCATGAAAATTCTATAGAAGAATGTGATCAGATATATGGCATTTGGCAAAGTTCTTCTAAAAATCATTCGTGGTCCACATGTCCTATAGGGCAGTTGCCATGGCAATTAAACCAGCCGGAAGAATTCATGGAAATCActagtaaataa